In one window of Haloterrigena salifodinae DNA:
- a CDS encoding FecCD family ABC transporter permease translates to MVEAQSVGEHAATRDREGWVTGTLVLFCLASTIITVVAGLVQVTFGEYSMTLVEAWSAVFEPTVLFNLEAWSSFLFGTELPEMSTDSVVVWNLRLPRVFVAIIAGATLAISGAIFQAVTRNELASPFVLGVSSGAGFAVLATLVVFTGLAPYLPLIAAFGGTVAFLVVYGIAWKGGTSPVRLVLAGVIVNMVFQSLQQGLFFFVDDLGVAQTAIAWLTGSFTGTGWGEVRIALIPGIAAIAIALASSRQLNVLLLGETTAKSLGMRVERVRFFLSAVAILAASVAIAVAGIVSFFGLVVPHIVRNVVGGDYRQLMVGCLFAGPALMVTADVGARLALGGMQMPVGVVTGLVGGPYFLYLMRKQQSMGEL, encoded by the coding sequence ATGGTAGAAGCGCAGTCGGTCGGCGAGCACGCGGCGACTCGGGACCGGGAGGGTTGGGTTACCGGGACGCTCGTGCTCTTCTGTTTGGCGAGTACGATCATCACGGTCGTCGCCGGACTCGTACAGGTGACGTTCGGAGAGTACTCGATGACGCTCGTGGAGGCGTGGTCAGCCGTGTTCGAGCCCACGGTGCTTTTCAACCTCGAGGCCTGGTCCTCGTTTCTCTTCGGTACCGAGCTCCCCGAGATGAGCACGGACAGCGTCGTGGTGTGGAACCTCCGGCTCCCTCGCGTCTTCGTCGCGATTATCGCCGGCGCGACGCTGGCGATCTCCGGGGCGATCTTCCAGGCAGTAACGCGAAACGAGCTAGCCAGCCCCTTCGTGCTCGGGGTTAGCTCCGGCGCCGGGTTCGCGGTGCTGGCGACGCTCGTCGTCTTCACCGGGCTCGCGCCGTACCTTCCGCTGATCGCCGCGTTCGGCGGGACCGTCGCCTTCCTGGTTGTCTACGGGATCGCCTGGAAGGGCGGGACCAGCCCCGTTCGCCTCGTGCTCGCGGGCGTGATCGTCAACATGGTCTTCCAGTCGCTCCAGCAGGGGTTGTTCTTCTTCGTGGACGACCTCGGCGTCGCCCAGACGGCGATCGCCTGGCTCACGGGCTCGTTTACTGGCACGGGTTGGGGAGAGGTCCGGATCGCCCTCATTCCGGGCATCGCCGCGATCGCCATCGCGCTCGCCAGCTCGCGACAGTTGAACGTCCTGTTGCTCGGCGAGACCACCGCCAAGTCGCTGGGGATGCGCGTCGAGCGCGTCCGCTTTTTCCTCTCGGCGGTCGCCATTCTCGCGGCGAGCGTCGCGATCGCCGTCGCGGGCATCGTCAGCTTCTTCGGCCTCGTCGTCCCGCACATCGTCCGGAACGTCGTCGGCGGCGACTACCGACAGCTGATGGTCGGCTGCCTGTTCGCCGGTCCGGCACTGATGGTCACCGCCGACGTCGGCGCCCGCCTCGCGCTGGGCGGGATGCAGATGCCCGTCGGCGTCGTGACCGGGCTGGTTGGCGGTCCCTATTTCCTCTATTTGATGCGCAAGCAGCAGTCCATGGGTGAGCTATAA
- a CDS encoding Lrp/AsnC family transcriptional regulator: MTDYDLDAVDREILYALQEEARNLSSSEIAERTDASSSTVRKRIQRLESEGVIKGYSANIDYTKSGYPIRMLLYCTASIPERGDYIDDLLDISGVVSVQELVTGEQNLLVTAVVKNDREITPIAQEISDMGLTITDEVLVRSHQSTSFDEFSSQ, from the coding sequence ATGACGGACTACGATCTCGACGCGGTCGATCGGGAGATTCTCTACGCGCTCCAGGAGGAAGCCCGGAACCTCTCGTCGAGTGAGATCGCCGAGCGGACCGACGCGTCCTCGAGCACCGTTCGCAAACGCATCCAGCGGTTGGAGTCGGAGGGCGTCATCAAGGGCTACAGCGCCAACATCGACTACACGAAGTCGGGGTATCCGATCCGGATGCTCCTCTACTGCACGGCGTCGATTCCGGAGCGAGGCGACTACATCGACGATCTACTGGACATTTCCGGCGTCGTCTCGGTACAGGAGTTGGTCACGGGCGAGCAGAACCTTCTCGTGACGGCCGTCGTCAAGAACGACCGAGAGATCACGCCGATCGCACAGGAGATCTCGGACATGGGGCTGACGATCACCGACGAAGTGCTCGTGCGGAGCCACCAGTCGACGTCGTTCGACGAATTCTCCTCCCAGTAA
- a CDS encoding ABC transporter ATP-binding protein codes for MAQNKTQMTQERITDSDGVAVESALVGEDLSLSYPTTEETIVECARLDIPQNAVTALVGPNGSGKSTLLKSLSNHLEPERGTVRIHGKELDTFDRKELARELGVLSQENDSLGSITVEDLIYHGRYPHRGFFDSVSEEDHAAVERALELAGIGDLRDAELGQLSGGQKQLAWIAMVLAQDTDVLLLDEPTTFLDVHHQFRVLETIRQLNEEKGVTVAVILHDIAQAARFADYLVAMHDGELYDWGPPEEVVTEQLLADVFGVEATVQHEPELQVLPRRALPER; via the coding sequence ATGGCACAGAACAAGACGCAGATGACGCAAGAACGGATCACCGACAGTGACGGCGTCGCGGTCGAGAGCGCGCTGGTCGGCGAGGACCTCTCGTTGAGCTACCCGACGACCGAGGAGACGATCGTCGAGTGCGCCCGGCTGGACATTCCCCAAAACGCCGTAACCGCACTCGTCGGGCCAAACGGCAGCGGGAAGAGTACGCTGCTGAAGTCGCTCTCAAACCACCTCGAGCCCGAACGAGGGACGGTCCGAATCCACGGCAAGGAACTCGACACGTTCGACCGGAAGGAACTGGCCCGCGAACTGGGCGTCCTCTCCCAGGAGAACGACTCGCTGGGTTCGATCACCGTCGAGGATCTGATCTACCACGGCCGCTACCCGCACCGCGGTTTCTTCGACAGCGTCAGCGAGGAGGACCACGCGGCCGTCGAACGCGCCCTCGAGTTGGCGGGAATCGGGGACCTACGGGACGCCGAACTCGGCCAACTGAGCGGCGGTCAAAAGCAACTGGCCTGGATCGCGATGGTGTTGGCCCAGGATACGGACGTCCTCCTGCTCGACGAACCGACGACGTTCCTCGACGTCCACCACCAGTTCCGCGTCCTCGAGACGATCCGCCAGTTGAACGAGGAGAAGGGGGTCACCGTGGCCGTCATCCTCCACGACATCGCCCAAGCGGCCCGCTTTGCGGACTACCTGGTAGCGATGCACGACGGGGAACTGTACGACTGGGGGCCGCCGGAGGAGGTCGTGACCGAGCAGTTGCTGGCCGACGTCTTCGGCGTCGAGGCGACCGTTCAGCACGAGCCCGAACTGCAGGTGTTGCCCCGTCGAGCGCTACCCGAGCGCTAA
- a CDS encoding ABC transporter substrate-binding protein — MATDDGTTRRTVVKTTGALAGLGIGAGCLGESGSSNEGSTNSVTMEPVGEVEFDGVPETWLPYTADYADMGVALGQGDGLVGIGQAHLYGTHYYDELPGVSVDASDLTELWDGGTGQEVFYELDADVHLIDPNFMINRLGWSRDEVDEIADTVAPFIGNTIFSASYDWHDYDRYTLYEAFEKVAELFQERERYEAFATLHDEVIADLESRRPDESPSVAVLVPASAEPEEFYPYLIDEATQSKHWTDLGVRDALGANDIEDAQAGGGTVDYETLLEIDPDVIAVRQQGQATEEDFENGIVSSLRDHDVASELEAVQNDRVVYAGMTYQGPIIHLFQLERVAQGLFPDTFGGEDLFDRQAVADIVDGNT; from the coding sequence ATGGCAACCGACGACGGAACGACGAGACGGACCGTGGTGAAGACGACCGGGGCGCTCGCCGGTCTCGGCATCGGCGCCGGCTGCCTCGGCGAGTCCGGGTCGTCGAACGAGGGGAGCACCAACTCGGTGACGATGGAACCGGTCGGCGAGGTCGAGTTCGACGGCGTCCCCGAGACGTGGCTCCCGTACACGGCCGATTACGCCGACATGGGCGTCGCGCTCGGTCAGGGGGACGGGCTGGTCGGCATCGGCCAAGCACACCTGTACGGCACCCACTACTACGACGAACTCCCGGGCGTCTCGGTCGACGCGAGCGACCTCACGGAACTCTGGGACGGCGGCACCGGACAGGAGGTCTTCTACGAACTCGACGCCGACGTCCACCTCATCGACCCCAACTTCATGATCAACCGACTCGGCTGGAGTCGGGACGAGGTCGACGAGATCGCCGACACCGTCGCACCCTTCATCGGGAACACGATCTTCTCGGCCAGCTACGACTGGCACGACTACGACCGCTACACGCTGTACGAGGCCTTCGAGAAAGTGGCCGAACTGTTCCAGGAGCGCGAGCGCTACGAGGCTTTCGCGACGCTGCACGACGAGGTGATTGCCGACCTCGAGTCGCGGCGGCCGGACGAGAGTCCGTCGGTCGCGGTGCTGGTTCCCGCCTCGGCCGAACCCGAGGAGTTCTACCCGTACCTCATCGACGAGGCGACGCAGTCGAAACACTGGACGGATCTCGGCGTCCGCGACGCGCTGGGTGCCAACGACATCGAGGACGCACAGGCCGGCGGCGGCACGGTCGACTACGAGACGCTGCTCGAGATCGATCCCGACGTGATCGCCGTCCGGCAACAGGGTCAGGCCACCGAGGAGGACTTCGAGAACGGGATCGTCTCCTCCCTCCGCGATCACGACGTCGCGAGCGAACTCGAGGCCGTACAAAACGACCGCGTCGTCTACGCGGGCATGACTTACCAAGGGCCGATCATCCACCTGTTTCAGCTCGAGCGAGTCGCGCAGGGACTCTTTCCGGACACGTTCGGTGGCGAGGACCTGTTCGACCGACAAGCCGTAGCCGATATTGTCGACGGTAACACATAA
- a CDS encoding ABC transporter substrate-binding protein: MTDESTWTRRNVLRTSGAIAGVSAMAGCIDSLGSDGDDEAEYTVSMPPVGEVEFDGVPEAWAAGTGDWADMGIALGQEPPAALYLARRLHTGYYDDIPDVSVGEIDSLWDDSELTREEVIELAEDVDLFVMDPNFLEGRADWSPDDIDQVESTGTPFFGNSITSRDYPWHQDYDYLTMYEAFEKLAEVFQEQERYDEFETLHEDFQSELETVVSADDQPEVAVLYPQLEDDSFLPYLIDESTTYKHLQDLQVEDALATSDVEDFHSGRGSVDYETLLEVDPEYILVRTEQYLSEEEFQQSIVEPIQSHNVGRELTAAQNGNIYNTVPFYQGPIINLVATQRLAEQLYGVEDDLFDPQQVSDIVNGDF, translated from the coding sequence ATGACCGACGAGTCCACGTGGACGAGACGCAACGTCCTTCGAACGAGCGGAGCGATCGCCGGCGTGAGCGCGATGGCCGGCTGCATCGACTCCCTTGGGTCCGACGGCGACGACGAAGCCGAATACACGGTTTCGATGCCGCCGGTCGGCGAGGTCGAATTCGACGGCGTCCCCGAGGCGTGGGCCGCCGGAACCGGGGATTGGGCCGACATGGGGATCGCACTTGGCCAGGAGCCGCCAGCGGCCCTCTATCTCGCCCGGCGCCTCCATACGGGCTATTACGACGACATTCCCGACGTGAGCGTCGGCGAGATCGACTCGCTCTGGGACGACAGCGAGTTGACCCGCGAAGAGGTCATAGAGCTCGCCGAGGACGTGGATCTCTTCGTCATGGACCCGAACTTCCTCGAGGGGCGGGCTGACTGGAGCCCCGACGACATCGACCAGGTCGAATCGACGGGGACGCCGTTCTTCGGGAACTCGATCACCTCCCGGGACTACCCGTGGCACCAGGACTACGACTACCTCACGATGTATGAGGCCTTCGAGAAACTCGCCGAAGTCTTCCAGGAACAGGAACGCTACGACGAGTTCGAGACGCTACACGAGGACTTCCAGTCGGAACTCGAGACTGTCGTCTCCGCGGACGACCAACCAGAGGTTGCAGTCCTGTACCCGCAGTTGGAGGATGACTCGTTCCTCCCCTACCTCATCGACGAGTCGACGACTTACAAACACCTGCAGGACCTCCAGGTCGAGGACGCACTCGCGACCTCCGACGTCGAGGACTTCCACAGCGGCCGCGGATCGGTTGACTACGAGACGCTCCTCGAGGTCGATCCGGAATACATCCTAGTTCGCACCGAGCAATACCTCTCCGAGGAGGAATTCCAGCAGAGCATCGTCGAACCGATCCAAAGCCACAACGTCGGGCGGGAACTGACAGCCGCTCAGAACGGCAACATCTACAATACCGTCCCGTTCTATCAGGGCCCGATCATCAACCTCGTCGCCACTCAGCGGTTGGCCGAGCAGCTCTACGGCGTCGAGGACGACCTGTTCGACCCGCAGCAAGTCAGCGACATCGTCAACGGCGACTTCTAA
- a CDS encoding DUF7504 family protein: MEPATPSAIDPPANVLLVHEKQCEPAVCPDLCHDTGATADLRVSFADNRPDRPDPDAVTGKVGLLTVGDVLIEDTAESARDFEERVVVDTVRDPTDLSTIGVAVSRFCKYWSDEQLTVCFDSLDALLRSTPPKDVFQFAHVLTNRLSSVDAYAHFHFDPTRHEDRVVSTFGEIFDAVVAEEGSEESLPEATDEEVADLLAAWTDGADEPDGEFEFAVEPSTEATDEDIARLLGK; the protein is encoded by the coding sequence ATGGAGCCAGCAACCCCTTCCGCGATCGATCCGCCGGCGAACGTCTTGCTCGTTCACGAGAAACAGTGCGAGCCAGCCGTCTGTCCGGATCTCTGCCACGACACCGGCGCGACGGCAGATCTCAGGGTTTCGTTCGCGGATAACCGGCCGGATCGACCGGATCCGGACGCGGTGACCGGGAAGGTTGGCCTCCTGACGGTCGGAGACGTCCTGATCGAGGACACCGCCGAGTCGGCCCGCGACTTCGAGGAGCGCGTCGTCGTCGACACGGTTCGCGATCCGACCGACCTCTCCACCATCGGTGTCGCCGTCAGTCGCTTCTGTAAATACTGGTCCGACGAACAACTCACGGTCTGTTTCGATTCGCTGGACGCCTTGCTCCGCTCGACGCCGCCGAAGGACGTCTTCCAGTTCGCGCACGTGTTGACCAATCGGCTCTCGAGCGTCGACGCGTACGCGCACTTTCACTTCGATCCGACGCGCCACGAGGATCGCGTCGTCTCGACGTTCGGGGAGATTTTCGACGCGGTCGTCGCCGAGGAGGGCAGCGAGGAATCGCTGCCGGAAGCGACCGACGAGGAGGTCGCTGATCTGCTGGCGGCGTGGACCGACGGGGCCGACGAACCCGACGGCGAGTTCGAGTTCGCCGTCGAGCCGTCGACCGAAGCGACCGACGAGGATATCGCGCGGCTGCTGGGGAAGTGA
- a CDS encoding cold-shock protein, whose translation MAKGTVDFFNDTGGYGFIETEDADEDVFFHMEDIGGPDLEEGQELEFDIEQAPKGPRATNVERL comes from the coding sequence ATGGCGAAAGGAACCGTTGATTTCTTCAACGACACAGGCGGCTACGGATTCATCGAAACTGAGGACGCGGACGAGGACGTCTTCTTCCACATGGAAGACATCGGCGGCCCGGACCTCGAGGAAGGACAGGAGCTCGAGTTCGACATCGAGCAGGCCCCCAAGGGCCCGCGCGCGACGAACGTCGAGCGCCTGTAA
- a CDS encoding proton-conducting transporter transmembrane domain-containing protein, giving the protein MTDESAPTSDDAVAQLSEPTPSTSLVPRASTRTVWALFALSVGVLALAARNGAGWEFADALRVDGLTAVMWVVVTFFSGIVHSYSRRYMAGDRHIDRFYYRVLGFTLVVMTLTAADHVALFAAAWLAMGLLMASLIGHVREWEQARAAAAVARRYFLASSGLLAASLALLAWATGATTLTGIFGALEGVSRTVGLVAAGGIVLAAVIQSALFPFHNWLLSSMTAPTPASALMHAGFVNAGGLLLTRFAPVVADHLAVMSFVVLLGAVSALLGQAMILVQTDVKRKLGCSTIAQMGFMILQCGLGFFAAAIAHLVLHGFYKAYLFLSSGAAVEQAVPKDKKQTHLGFSGVAVSLLTAVGGGVLFGVLTGKATSLELNSGTILTLVVVLTTLTAARDILRRSTLPASVRFVSAPLVVLTAIGGYAIAFNAVSTMLSGVPMTHVSTEMTIAHYLAVALFVGAYLVAELGWFRSSKRLYVTLLNLSQPDPNTVLTDKEDYNDA; this is encoded by the coding sequence ATGACCGACGAAAGTGCACCCACATCCGACGACGCCGTCGCACAACTCTCCGAACCGACGCCATCGACCTCGCTCGTTCCGCGAGCGTCGACGCGGACGGTCTGGGCGCTGTTCGCCCTCAGCGTCGGGGTACTCGCGCTGGCGGCCCGGAACGGAGCCGGCTGGGAGTTTGCGGACGCGCTGCGCGTCGACGGGCTGACCGCGGTGATGTGGGTCGTGGTCACCTTCTTCAGCGGGATCGTCCACAGCTACTCCCGGCGCTACATGGCTGGAGACCGCCACATCGATCGGTTCTACTACCGCGTTCTCGGGTTCACGCTCGTCGTCATGACGCTGACCGCGGCCGACCACGTCGCGCTGTTCGCGGCGGCGTGGCTGGCGATGGGGCTGCTCATGGCGTCGCTCATCGGTCACGTTCGCGAGTGGGAGCAGGCCCGAGCCGCCGCCGCCGTCGCTCGTCGGTACTTCCTCGCCAGCAGCGGCCTGCTGGCCGCCTCGCTGGCCCTCCTCGCCTGGGCGACGGGTGCGACCACCCTCACCGGTATTTTCGGTGCCCTCGAGGGCGTCTCGCGGACGGTCGGCCTCGTCGCCGCCGGCGGGATCGTCCTCGCGGCGGTCATCCAGTCTGCCCTGTTTCCCTTCCACAACTGGCTGCTGTCGTCGATGACAGCGCCGACGCCGGCGTCGGCCCTGATGCACGCCGGGTTCGTCAACGCGGGTGGGCTCCTGTTGACCAGGTTCGCTCCGGTGGTCGCCGACCACCTCGCCGTCATGTCGTTCGTCGTCCTGCTCGGCGCCGTCAGCGCCCTCCTCGGACAGGCGATGATCCTCGTCCAGACGGACGTCAAACGCAAGCTCGGCTGCTCGACAATCGCGCAGATGGGCTTTATGATACTACAGTGCGGTCTCGGCTTCTTCGCCGCGGCGATCGCCCATCTCGTCCTCCACGGCTTCTACAAGGCGTATCTCTTCCTCTCGTCGGGCGCCGCCGTCGAGCAAGCGGTGCCGAAAGACAAGAAGCAAACTCATCTCGGCTTCTCCGGGGTCGCCGTCAGTCTGCTGACCGCCGTCGGCGGCGGCGTCCTGTTCGGCGTCCTCACCGGAAAGGCGACGAGCCTCGAGTTGAACAGCGGGACCATCCTGACGCTGGTCGTGGTCCTGACGACGCTGACCGCGGCCCGCGACATCCTCCGGCGGTCGACCCTGCCGGCGTCGGTCAGGTTCGTCAGCGCCCCGCTGGTCGTCCTGACCGCGATCGGCGGCTACGCCATCGCGTTCAACGCCGTCTCGACGATGCTCTCGGGCGTGCCGATGACCCACGTCTCGACGGAGATGACGATCGCTCACTACCTCGCCGTCGCTCTGTTCGTCGGCGCCTACCTCGTGGCCGAACTCGGCTGGTTCCGCTCGAGCAAGCGCCTCTACGTGACGCTGCTGAACCTCTCCCAACCCGATCCGAACACCGTGCTCACCGACAAGGAGGACTACAATGACGCGTAA
- a CDS encoding cupin domain-containing protein: MSDPLIRRRDEIEYETVDAADGLEKGVLVSDDHGAPHFAIRRFVLEPGAEVPKHTNDVEHEQYVLEGEYTVGIGDEEYAVEAGDSLLIPAGTVHWYRNEGDDPGAFICAVPNGDDEIELLE; this comes from the coding sequence ATGTCCGACCCGCTGATCCGCCGTCGCGACGAGATCGAGTACGAGACGGTCGACGCGGCCGACGGCCTCGAGAAGGGCGTCCTCGTCAGCGACGACCACGGTGCGCCCCACTTCGCGATCCGTCGGTTCGTCCTCGAGCCCGGCGCCGAGGTGCCGAAACACACCAACGACGTCGAACACGAACAGTACGTCCTCGAGGGCGAGTACACCGTGGGCATCGGAGACGAGGAGTACGCGGTCGAAGCCGGCGATTCGCTGCTCATCCCTGCGGGAACGGTCCACTGGTACCGCAACGAAGGCGACGATCCCGGCGCGTTCATCTGCGCCGTCCCGAACGGCGACGACGAGATCGAATTGCTCGAGTGA
- a CDS encoding DEAD/DEAH box helicase has translation MSKQVQEVETIFCHATGDDYLVVVERDGQRLFRAKLGLSETSAGPRPAKFRLKQGSSEEPRQPDEFVELARRAGRIRISEQTAPEKRRELREMLEGYQLEDKTKAVRTCRYCASAGRYSPITTETAVKDDNDWICRDCARQELERQLTYSGSGEVTGAAKERLEDLMLEVQDLERIVNLLQGQLDPDLTKFDTISATTDEVDPVRVDSLNLHPGLQNLLEDRFETLLPVQSLAVDHGLFDGDDQMVVSATATGKTLVGEMTGIDRVLNGKGKMLFLVPLVALANQKYEDFQDEYGHLVDVSIRVGASRISDNGNQFDPNADVIVGTYEGIDHALRTGKDMGDIGTVVIDEVHTLKEEERGHRLDGLISRLKYTCEQRAKRRDDYGGAQWVYLSATVGNPEQLATALESKLIEFEERPVPIERHVTFADGQEKVRIENKLVKREFDTESSKGYRGQTIIFTNSRRRCHEISRKLDYSAAPYHAGLDYKRRKKVERQFGEQELSAVVTTAALAAGVDFPASQVVFDSLAMGIEWLSVQEFHQMLGRAGRPDYHDKGTVYVLVEPDCSYHNSMEMTEDEVAFKLLKGDMESVMTHYDEAAAVEETLANVTVGGKAAKSLNDRMLGDVPTKHAIGKLLEYDFIDGFEPTPLGQVVTQHFLDPGEAFALLDGIRKDAHPYELIADLELREDDL, from the coding sequence GTGTCGAAGCAGGTTCAGGAGGTCGAAACGATCTTTTGTCACGCGACCGGTGACGATTACCTCGTCGTCGTCGAGCGCGACGGACAGCGGCTGTTCCGAGCGAAGCTCGGACTCTCCGAGACGTCTGCGGGCCCCCGACCCGCGAAGTTCCGGCTGAAGCAGGGCTCGAGCGAGGAGCCCCGCCAGCCCGACGAGTTCGTCGAACTCGCCCGCCGCGCCGGGCGGATCCGCATCTCCGAGCAGACCGCCCCCGAGAAGCGCCGCGAACTGCGGGAGATGCTCGAGGGCTACCAGCTCGAGGACAAGACCAAGGCCGTCCGGACCTGCCGCTACTGCGCCTCCGCGGGGCGCTACTCGCCGATCACGACGGAGACCGCGGTCAAGGATGACAACGATTGGATCTGTCGCGACTGCGCCCGCCAGGAACTCGAGCGCCAGCTCACCTACTCGGGCAGCGGCGAGGTGACGGGCGCCGCGAAGGAGCGCCTCGAGGACCTCATGCTCGAGGTCCAGGATCTAGAGCGGATCGTCAACCTGCTGCAGGGACAGCTAGATCCTGATCTGACGAAGTTCGATACCATCTCGGCGACGACCGACGAGGTCGACCCCGTCCGGGTGGACTCGCTGAACCTGCATCCGGGGCTGCAGAACCTGCTCGAGGACCGGTTCGAGACGCTGTTGCCGGTCCAGAGCCTCGCCGTCGACCACGGCCTGTTCGACGGCGACGACCAGATGGTCGTCTCGGCGACAGCGACCGGGAAGACGCTGGTCGGCGAGATGACCGGGATCGACCGCGTTCTGAACGGCAAGGGGAAGATGCTCTTTCTCGTGCCCCTCGTCGCGCTCGCGAACCAGAAGTACGAGGACTTCCAGGACGAGTACGGCCACCTCGTCGACGTCTCCATCCGGGTCGGCGCGAGCCGCATTTCGGACAACGGCAACCAGTTCGACCCGAACGCCGACGTCATCGTCGGCACCTACGAGGGGATCGACCACGCCCTGCGGACGGGCAAGGACATGGGCGACATCGGGACCGTCGTCATCGACGAGGTTCACACCTTAAAGGAGGAGGAACGGGGCCACCGTCTGGACGGTCTGATCTCGCGGCTCAAGTACACCTGTGAGCAGCGCGCGAAGCGGCGGGACGACTACGGCGGTGCCCAGTGGGTCTACCTCTCGGCGACCGTCGGCAACCCCGAACAGCTCGCGACGGCCCTCGAGTCGAAGCTCATCGAGTTCGAGGAGCGCCCGGTGCCCATCGAGCGCCACGTCACCTTCGCCGACGGCCAAGAGAAAGTCCGCATCGAGAACAAGCTGGTCAAACGGGAGTTCGACACGGAGTCCTCGAAGGGGTATCGGGGGCAGACGATCATCTTCACGAACTCCCGCCGGCGGTGTCACGAGATCAGCCGGAAACTGGACTACTCGGCCGCCCCCTACCACGCCGGGCTGGACTACAAGCGACGGAAGAAGGTCGAACGCCAGTTCGGCGAGCAGGAGCTATCGGCGGTTGTGACAACTGCCGCGCTCGCAGCGGGGGTCGACTTCCCGGCCTCGCAGGTGGTCTTCGACTCGCTGGCGATGGGGATCGAGTGGCTCTCCGTCCAAGAGTTCCACCAGATGCTCGGCCGTGCCGGTCGACCCGACTACCACGACAAGGGGACGGTGTACGTGCTGGTCGAACCCGACTGCTCCTATCACAACTCGATGGAGATGACCGAGGACGAGGTCGCGTTCAAGCTCCTCAAGGGCGATATGGAGTCGGTGATGACCCACTACGACGAGGCCGCGGCCGTCGAGGAGACGTTGGCGAACGTTACCGTCGGCGGCAAGGCCGCCAAGTCGCTCAACGACCGCATGCTCGGCGACGTCCCTACCAAACACGCCATCGGCAAACTCCTCGAGTACGACTTCATCGACGGCTTCGAACCCACGCCGCTGGGGCAGGTGGTCACCCAGCACTTCCTCGATCCCGGCGAGGCCTTCGCCCTGCTGGACGGCATCCGGAAGGACGCCCACCCCTACGAACTGATCGCCGACCTCGAGTTGCGCGAGGACGACCTGTAG